Proteins from one Terriglobus tenax genomic window:
- the fliS gene encoding flagellar export chaperone FliS: MNGYEQQALAGSTGIELVVALYDGALRFLYRAAQCVDEHDIHGRRTAVKRVTDIFIYLQTTLRTDVCAKTTAALADFYAAMFQLTLEASHYESREQFEEVIACVKEVREAWVVAARDPEARSVMPRDLRTRQESLAKTMPAAAMQTPEAASASSSWSA, translated from the coding sequence ATGAACGGCTACGAACAGCAGGCACTCGCGGGCTCGACCGGAATTGAACTTGTCGTGGCTCTCTACGACGGCGCGCTGCGCTTTCTTTACCGCGCGGCACAGTGTGTGGACGAGCATGATATTCACGGTCGTCGGACAGCGGTCAAGCGCGTGACCGATATCTTTATCTACCTGCAGACCACGCTGCGTACGGATGTCTGCGCAAAGACTACCGCGGCGCTGGCTGACTTCTACGCCGCCATGTTCCAGCTCACGCTGGAGGCATCGCACTACGAATCGCGCGAGCAGTTTGAAGAGGTGATTGCCTGCGTGAAGGAAGTCCGTGAGGCCTGGGTTGTTGCCGCCCGCGACCCTGAAGCCCGGAGCGTGATGCCGCGTGACCTGCGGACACGCCAGGAATCCCTTGCGAAGACGATGCCAGCTGCCGCCATGCAGACTCCCGAGGCAGCGTCTGCTTCCTCAAGCTGGAGCGCCTAG
- a CDS encoding ABC transporter ATP-binding protein, with product MFQRLSPLFPYLKRYRKQLAMGAVVTVLYNASKIALPKIIGSAVDDMREGVTQAKIFHHGLLLFGVAALSAVFLYLMRQIVIGASREIEYDLRNDLFENLLRQPPSFYHQHRTGDIMARTTNDLNAVRQLLGPAIMYSANTIVFTAAALPYMMKISPWITLCAFVPLPVASIVVQYFGSRIHTRFERIQAMFSEISAKAQENFSGARFIRAFAQEEAEIASWEEANREYIRRSLLLVRLMAMLWPTLEFVLGFAMVITLLVGGHEVVKGHVSAGNFTAFAIIIVQLTWPMIALGWVVNLFQRGTASVARIDELLKYQAAIDNSAVDASIAKDLKLRGEIEFRGLDFAYGSNAPVLHGVALKVPAGTSLAIVGPTGSGKSTLVNLIPRLLDAPDGQVLIDGIPIRNYPLTVLRSNIGFVPQETFLFSESIRGNIAFGVESATDEQIVQAATTAHIAAEIQEFPNGFDTLVGERGITLSGGQKQRTAIARALIRDPRILILDDALASVDTYTEEKILSGLKHAMQGRTTIFISHRVSTASNADQIAVLIDGRIAELGTHEELLSLGGYYTSLYEKQQLEEEIAVTA from the coding sequence ATGTTTCAACGCCTGTCACCACTTTTTCCATACCTGAAGCGCTATCGCAAACAGCTTGCGATGGGAGCGGTGGTGACTGTGCTGTACAACGCCAGCAAGATCGCGCTGCCAAAGATCATTGGCAGCGCGGTAGACGACATGCGCGAGGGCGTCACCCAGGCCAAGATCTTTCATCATGGCCTGTTGCTGTTTGGCGTGGCGGCTCTGAGCGCCGTGTTCCTGTACCTGATGCGGCAGATCGTCATCGGCGCAAGCCGCGAGATTGAGTACGACCTGCGCAACGACCTGTTTGAAAACCTGCTGCGCCAGCCGCCGAGCTTCTATCATCAGCACCGCACCGGCGACATTATGGCGCGCACCACCAATGACCTGAACGCCGTTCGCCAGTTGCTTGGACCGGCCATCATGTACAGCGCCAACACCATCGTCTTTACCGCCGCGGCGCTGCCATACATGATGAAGATCAGCCCCTGGATTACGCTGTGCGCGTTTGTGCCGCTGCCGGTCGCGTCCATCGTGGTGCAGTACTTCGGCAGCAGGATCCATACGCGGTTTGAGCGAATCCAGGCCATGTTCTCGGAGATCTCGGCCAAGGCACAGGAGAACTTTTCCGGAGCCCGCTTTATCCGTGCCTTCGCGCAGGAAGAGGCTGAGATTGCCAGCTGGGAAGAGGCCAACCGCGAGTACATCCGCCGCAGCCTGCTGCTGGTTCGCCTGATGGCCATGCTGTGGCCCACGCTGGAGTTCGTGCTCGGCTTCGCCATGGTGATTACGCTGCTGGTCGGTGGACACGAGGTGGTAAAGGGCCATGTCTCGGCCGGCAACTTTACCGCTTTCGCCATCATCATCGTGCAGCTTACCTGGCCCATGATTGCGTTGGGATGGGTGGTGAACCTTTTCCAACGCGGAACAGCATCGGTCGCTCGTATTGATGAACTGTTGAAGTACCAGGCGGCGATTGATAACTCCGCTGTCGACGCCTCCATTGCAAAGGACCTGAAACTGCGTGGAGAGATTGAGTTCCGCGGACTGGACTTCGCCTATGGATCGAATGCGCCGGTGCTGCATGGCGTTGCGTTGAAGGTTCCGGCAGGCACATCGCTGGCGATCGTTGGCCCGACAGGTTCAGGTAAGTCGACGCTTGTGAACCTGATTCCCCGCCTGCTGGATGCTCCGGACGGCCAGGTGCTGATTGATGGCATCCCCATTCGCAACTATCCGCTGACGGTGCTGCGCAGCAATATTGGCTTCGTACCGCAGGAGACCTTCCTGTTCTCGGAAAGCATCCGCGGAAACATTGCCTTTGGCGTGGAGAGCGCGACCGATGAGCAGATTGTGCAGGCCGCGACCACGGCGCACATTGCGGCAGAGATCCAGGAGTTCCCCAACGGCTTTGACACCCTGGTGGGCGAGCGTGGCATTACTCTGTCTGGCGGACAGAAGCAGCGCACAGCCATTGCCCGCGCGCTGATCCGCGATCCGCGCATCCTGATTCTGGATGATGCCCTGGCCTCGGTCGATACCTACACCGAAGAGAAGATTCTGAGCGGCCTGAAGCATGCGATGCAGGGCCGCACGACGATCTTTATCTCGCACCGTGTCTCAACGGCATCGAATGCCGACCAGATCGCCGTGCTGATTGATGGCCGCATTGCCGAGCTGGGCACACATGAAGAGCTGCTGTCGCTTGGTGGCTACTACACCAGCCTGTATGAGAAGCAGCAGCTCGAAGAAGAGATTGCGGTAACCGCCTAG
- a CDS encoding FKBP-type peptidyl-prolyl cis-trans isomerase — protein MPEGVLTNVKIVALSLALSATAVLAQGTAATTPKPAPRKTTPAATHRTGTVATRKPAAAPAVAPDFNPAGAPPISGAPQTLYALTYIDIKIGDGPLAEPRKFYTVHYTGWLPDGTKFDSSVDRNQPFTFPYGARRVIAGWDTGFEGMHVGGKRRILVPWQLGYGAAGSGPIPPKSPLIFDIELLAQSDTLPQPPAEPAPSTPPPASSSQQPK, from the coding sequence ATGCCTGAAGGAGTTCTAACCAACGTGAAGATTGTTGCCCTGAGCCTTGCTCTTTCCGCCACCGCCGTCCTGGCGCAAGGCACCGCCGCCACCACCCCGAAACCTGCCCCCAGAAAGACGACGCCCGCGGCCACGCACCGGACCGGGACGGTAGCAACCCGCAAGCCCGCAGCCGCACCCGCGGTTGCACCGGACTTCAATCCGGCAGGAGCCCCTCCGATTTCCGGCGCTCCGCAGACGCTGTATGCGTTGACCTATATTGACATCAAGATTGGCGATGGTCCGCTGGCCGAACCCCGTAAGTTCTACACCGTGCACTACACCGGCTGGCTGCCGGACGGCACCAAGTTTGACTCCTCGGTAGACCGCAACCAGCCCTTCACCTTCCCCTACGGCGCACGGCGCGTCATTGCCGGCTGGGACACGGGTTTTGAAGGAATGCACGTCGGCGGCAAGCGCCGCATCCTGGTGCCCTGGCAGCTAGGCTATGGCGCGGCCGGAAGCGGCCCGATTCCGCCGAAGAGCCCGTTGATCTTCGATATCGAACTTCTGGCGCAGTCGGACACGCTGCCGCAGCCTCCGGCGGAACCTGCACCTTCCACCCCTCCTCCGGCATCTAGTTCCCAGCAGCCCAAGTAA
- the lptG gene encoding LPS export ABC transporter permease LptG, giving the protein MRILTRYILRELLSHALLGGALFTFVLFMRDLGKILELVVRGSAPLTDVFRIFLYTVPNTLTLTLPMSVLVGVLLGLSRLAADSEVTAMRASGMGVLSFTRIVSIIAVGAFLLGLGNSLYLAPKAATALIQLENQLKQSQVSFEVQPRVFYEDFKDYVLYVQDVVPGVGAAQWKHVFLADLAHPASPLITTANEAIVVNGGNQTLRMSLHDGGQHQIAANDPNQYNISTFSETDLPISAGGPDDTHITRRNTPLLAMGIPELMRKDAPDITLRRIELQKRFSYPFACFVLVLVGVPLGLSSRRGGKSTGFVLTILLVFIYYLFSSIGESVARQGKLPVVVGVWAANVIFALAGITLLWRLSVETISLGKLATVGHWISSRLKRGKTGCAQPEDSSATRINDRVSRKTLWGFPLLLDDYVMRQFVASFAMVLASFISLSLIFSFFELIGDIIRNRTPLVTVGDYLINLIPYMLYNLAPLCALIAVLVTFGALNRTSEITAMKATGISLYRIAAPVIALAGVLAVSLFAFDEFYLPAANKRQEALRSVIKGRPAQTFLRPDRKWISGQASKAGEPTRIFYYQFFNPDQNAFANLTVFEFQPGSFTLQRRVFATSAHWDQSARQWILENGWQRTFDKEAVATYQPFTVSLFPEIHEQPGYFKKEVVAAQEMSFGDLASYINDLKQSGFDTMRLRVQLNHKLAYPLVTLVMAVLAIPFALSMGRKGSLTGIAAAIGLAIAYWVIAGLFEAMGNVNTLPPMLAAWSPDILFAFAGAYLLLRTPT; this is encoded by the coding sequence GTGCGCATTCTGACCCGCTATATTCTGCGAGAGCTTCTCTCCCACGCCCTGCTGGGCGGCGCACTGTTTACCTTTGTGCTGTTCATGCGCGACCTGGGCAAGATTCTGGAGCTGGTCGTGCGTGGCTCTGCTCCGCTGACGGACGTCTTCCGCATCTTCCTCTACACCGTACCCAACACGCTGACGCTGACATTGCCGATGTCCGTACTTGTGGGCGTACTCCTGGGGCTGTCGCGGCTGGCGGCGGACTCCGAGGTGACGGCGATGCGCGCCAGCGGTATGGGCGTGCTGAGCTTTACGCGGATTGTCTCCATCATCGCCGTGGGAGCGTTTCTGCTGGGTCTTGGCAACTCCCTGTACCTGGCGCCGAAGGCGGCAACCGCGCTGATCCAGTTGGAGAACCAGCTCAAGCAGTCGCAGGTCAGCTTTGAGGTGCAGCCGCGTGTCTTTTACGAGGACTTCAAGGACTACGTTCTCTACGTGCAGGATGTCGTGCCCGGTGTGGGTGCGGCACAGTGGAAGCATGTCTTCCTGGCCGACCTGGCGCATCCGGCTTCCCCTCTGATCACCACGGCCAATGAAGCGATTGTGGTCAACGGCGGCAACCAGACGCTTCGCATGAGCCTGCATGACGGCGGCCAGCACCAGATCGCGGCAAACGATCCGAACCAGTACAACATCTCCACTTTCAGCGAGACAGATCTGCCCATCAGCGCGGGCGGCCCGGATGACACGCACATCACGCGCCGCAACACGCCTCTGCTGGCCATGGGGATTCCCGAGCTGATGCGGAAAGACGCGCCTGATATCACACTGCGCCGCATTGAACTGCAGAAGCGCTTCTCCTACCCCTTTGCCTGCTTTGTACTGGTTCTGGTGGGTGTTCCGCTGGGGCTGTCATCTCGACGCGGGGGCAAGTCGACCGGGTTCGTCCTTACCATCCTGCTGGTCTTCATTTATTACCTGTTCTCGTCCATCGGCGAGTCGGTGGCCCGCCAGGGCAAGCTGCCGGTGGTGGTTGGCGTGTGGGCCGCAAACGTCATCTTCGCTCTGGCCGGCATCACGCTGCTATGGCGGCTTTCGGTGGAGACGATCTCCCTCGGCAAGCTGGCGACCGTTGGCCACTGGATAAGCTCCAGGTTGAAGCGTGGCAAGACAGGCTGTGCGCAGCCGGAGGATTCGTCCGCCACCCGCATCAATGATCGCGTCTCCCGCAAGACACTGTGGGGCTTCCCGCTGCTGCTGGACGATTATGTGATGCGGCAGTTTGTGGCCAGCTTTGCCATGGTGCTGGCCTCATTTATCTCACTGTCCCTCATCTTCAGCTTCTTTGAACTGATCGGCGATATTATCCGCAACCGGACGCCGCTGGTCACCGTGGGCGACTACCTGATCAACCTGATTCCCTACATGCTGTACAACCTGGCGCCGCTATGCGCCTTGATCGCTGTGCTGGTGACATTTGGCGCTCTGAACCGCACCAGTGAGATTACGGCGATGAAAGCGACGGGCATCTCGCTCTACCGCATTGCGGCGCCGGTGATTGCGCTGGCGGGCGTGCTGGCCGTCTCCCTGTTTGCCTTCGACGAGTTCTACCTGCCGGCGGCCAATAAACGGCAGGAGGCACTGCGTTCCGTCATCAAGGGACGCCCCGCGCAGACCTTTCTACGTCCGGACCGGAAGTGGATCAGCGGGCAGGCCAGCAAAGCTGGTGAACCGACACGCATCTTCTACTACCAGTTCTTCAATCCGGATCAGAATGCGTTTGCCAACCTGACGGTCTTCGAGTTCCAGCCGGGATCGTTCACCCTGCAACGCCGCGTGTTCGCCACAAGCGCCCATTGGGACCAGAGCGCGCGCCAGTGGATTCTTGAGAACGGATGGCAGCGTACCTTCGACAAGGAAGCGGTTGCAACCTACCAGCCCTTCACCGTCTCGCTCTTTCCGGAGATCCACGAGCAGCCAGGCTACTTCAAAAAAGAAGTCGTCGCCGCGCAGGAGATGTCCTTTGGCGACCTGGCCAGTTACATCAACGACCTGAAACAGTCCGGCTTTGACACCATGCGCCTGCGAGTCCAGTTGAATCACAAGCTGGCGTATCCGCTGGTCACGCTGGTGATGGCCGTGCTGGCCATTCCGTTTGCGCTGTCGATGGGACGCAAGGGGTCTCTGACTGGCATTGCCGCGGCCATTGGACTGGCGATTGCCTACTGGGTGATTGCCGGCCTGTTTGAGGCAATGGGCAACGTGAATACCCTGCCGCCGATGCTGGCCGCCTGGTCGCCGGATATTCTGTTCGCTTTTGCCGGGGCTTATCTGCTGCTGCGCACACCCACCTAG
- a CDS encoding acyl-CoA desaturase codes for MGRTAQGGKINWTTSIFMGVFHLGAIAALFCFSWKNLAAFVVLYFLAINVGIGMCYHRLLTHRGYKVPKWLEYVLTICGTLALEGGPIFWVATHRVHHQLSDQEGDPHTPHDGTWWAHAGWIISGRTLHTHTAMLARYAPDLTKDRFQVFMSKYHILTIAVAAAICYAIGGWSMVAWGIGLRTVVGLHATWLVNSANHLWGARRFETRDDSRNNWWVALLTGGEGWHNNHHAHPVSARHGLTWYEFDINYYGIWVMEKLGLAKKVLVAQWDPSDPKPAGS; via the coding sequence ATGGGTCGCACAGCCCAGGGTGGAAAGATCAATTGGACCACCTCAATCTTCATGGGAGTCTTCCACCTGGGAGCGATCGCAGCCCTGTTCTGCTTCTCGTGGAAGAACCTCGCTGCGTTTGTGGTTCTGTACTTCCTGGCCATCAACGTGGGCATCGGCATGTGCTACCACCGGCTGCTGACGCACCGTGGCTACAAGGTTCCCAAGTGGCTGGAGTATGTACTGACCATCTGCGGCACGCTGGCGCTTGAGGGCGGGCCAATCTTCTGGGTGGCCACGCACCGCGTTCACCACCAGCTTTCGGACCAGGAAGGCGACCCGCATACGCCGCACGACGGCACCTGGTGGGCGCATGCCGGATGGATCATCTCCGGTCGCACGCTGCACACCCACACCGCGATGCTGGCCCGCTACGCTCCTGACCTGACCAAGGACCGCTTCCAGGTCTTTATGTCGAAGTATCACATCCTGACCATCGCGGTTGCCGCTGCCATCTGCTACGCCATCGGCGGCTGGTCCATGGTTGCCTGGGGCATTGGGCTGCGCACGGTTGTTGGCCTGCACGCCACCTGGCTGGTCAACTCCGCCAACCACCTGTGGGGCGCGCGCCGCTTTGAGACTCGCGATGATTCCCGCAACAACTGGTGGGTTGCCCTGCTGACCGGCGGCGAAGGCTGGCACAACAACCACCACGCTCACCCGGTAAGCGCCCGCCACGGCCTGACCTGGTACGAGTTCGACATCAACTATTACGGCATCTGGGTGATGGAAAAGCTGGGTCTGGCCAAGAAGGTTCTGGTCGCGCAGTGGGATCCGTCGGATCCGAAGCCTGCTGGCAGCTAA
- a CDS encoding FAD-dependent oxidoreductase — MGTVFAPHAEILARFADLKPALTPQAATVEANRCLNCFDAPCTAACPTHIDVPRFIKKIASGNVTGSAKSILEANVLAGSCARVCPVEVLCEGSCVMHHRDEKPIMIGQLQRFAMDNFYDRGLKIPLRSRPELPLKVACVGGGPASLACAAELRQHGVQVTIFDKRDLAGGLNTYGVAEYKLRVTDSLREVEAIRDLGVQIEQREVCADDFAALEAEFDAVFLGVGLGEMHRLRIPGGETGVMDALDLIARYKTGELLAVGNSVAVIGCGNTAIDAAVAAKRLGAEEVHIVYRRGQEEMSAFGFEYEHALKEGVKFLWWRQPIELQAGMLLCATTSINEAGELVLSETRVELPAEVVVPAIGQSPLSEWLSLVKGLEFAKGRVLIDRATGATSHSKYFAGGDCANGGREVVDAVADGKRAARGIVATLGITEVAHG, encoded by the coding sequence TTGGGCACCGTCTTTGCCCCGCATGCTGAGATTCTGGCCCGCTTTGCCGACCTGAAGCCCGCACTTACGCCCCAGGCCGCCACGGTGGAGGCCAACCGCTGCCTGAACTGTTTTGACGCGCCCTGCACGGCCGCCTGCCCTACCCATATTGATGTGCCCCGTTTCATCAAAAAGATCGCCTCCGGCAACGTGACCGGCTCCGCGAAAAGCATTCTGGAAGCCAATGTCCTCGCCGGAAGCTGCGCCCGCGTCTGCCCGGTGGAGGTGCTCTGTGAAGGCTCCTGCGTCATGCACCACCGCGATGAAAAACCCATCATGATCGGCCAGCTGCAGCGCTTCGCCATGGACAACTTCTACGATCGCGGCCTGAAGATTCCCCTGAGAAGCCGCCCGGAGCTGCCATTGAAGGTTGCCTGCGTCGGCGGCGGCCCAGCCAGCCTGGCCTGTGCGGCGGAGCTTCGCCAGCACGGCGTGCAGGTCACCATCTTCGACAAACGAGACCTGGCCGGCGGCCTGAACACCTATGGGGTTGCCGAGTACAAGCTGCGTGTCACCGACTCCCTTCGAGAGGTCGAAGCGATCCGCGATCTGGGCGTGCAGATCGAACAGCGGGAGGTCTGCGCCGACGATTTCGCAGCACTCGAGGCCGAGTTCGACGCCGTCTTCCTCGGAGTAGGACTTGGCGAGATGCATCGCCTTCGTATCCCCGGGGGGGAAACCGGTGTGATGGACGCCCTCGACCTGATTGCCCGCTACAAGACCGGCGAATTGCTCGCGGTCGGCAACTCGGTTGCGGTCATCGGCTGCGGGAATACCGCTATCGATGCCGCCGTCGCCGCCAAGCGCCTTGGAGCGGAGGAGGTCCACATCGTTTACCGCCGTGGGCAGGAGGAGATGTCCGCCTTTGGCTTTGAGTATGAGCACGCGCTGAAGGAAGGCGTGAAGTTCCTCTGGTGGCGTCAGCCCATCGAGCTCCAGGCTGGGATGCTGCTGTGTGCGACCACCTCGATCAACGAGGCTGGCGAACTGGTGCTGAGCGAGACCCGGGTCGAGCTTCCCGCAGAGGTTGTTGTTCCCGCCATCGGCCAGTCTCCGTTGAGCGAGTGGCTTTCTTTGGTGAAGGGACTTGAGTTCGCCAAAGGCCGGGTTTTAATTGACCGTGCGACCGGAGCCACGAGCCACAGCAAATACTTTGCCGGTGGCGACTGTGCCAACGGCGGCCGCGAGGTGGTGGATGCCGTCGCCGACGGCAAACGCGCCGCGCGCGGCATCGTCGCCACGCTGGGCATCACGGAGGTGGCTCATGGCTAG
- the preA gene encoding NAD-dependent dihydropyrimidine dehydrogenase subunit PreA, giving the protein MASLKTNFAGIECLNPFWLASAPPTNCGEQIMRAFDAGWGGAVWKTIGDPITNVSSRYSSIDWAGQRMMGLNNIELISDRPIEVNLAEISEVKRRYPKHAVIASLMVESRRDVWHEMVKRAEDAGADGLELNFGCPHGMSERGMGSAVGQVPEYAQMITEWVKEVARTPVLVKLTPNITDIRTVARAAKAGGADALSAINTINSITGIDLDTLTPRPNVDGKSSHGGYCGPAVKPIALNMVQSVMADSSAALPMSAIGGIGTWRDAAEFILVGAGTVQVCTAVMHYGYRIVEDMADGLSHWMDEKGFASLDDFRGLSLPKVTEWKHLNLNYKIVANIDESLCIGCDLCHIACWDGAHQCIHTDRVSGPVDGHVEVHSKPMEAVRSSINSIAVTRIPKMDPPPVSHGPYKAPLARIPRVDETECVGCNLCSLVCPVDNCITMKQIPTGQTAETWEERTARLGVVEQC; this is encoded by the coding sequence ATGGCTAGCCTGAAGACGAACTTCGCCGGCATCGAGTGTCTGAACCCCTTCTGGCTGGCTTCTGCTCCGCCCACCAACTGCGGCGAACAGATTATGCGCGCCTTTGACGCCGGCTGGGGCGGCGCCGTGTGGAAGACCATCGGCGACCCCATCACGAACGTCAGCTCGCGCTACAGCTCGATCGACTGGGCAGGGCAGCGCATGATGGGGCTCAACAACATCGAGCTCATCAGCGACCGCCCTATCGAGGTCAACCTGGCTGAGATCTCCGAGGTCAAACGCCGTTATCCGAAGCACGCTGTGATTGCCTCGCTCATGGTCGAGTCCAGGCGGGATGTCTGGCACGAAATGGTGAAGCGCGCCGAAGATGCCGGAGCCGATGGTCTGGAGCTGAACTTCGGCTGTCCGCACGGCATGAGTGAGCGCGGCATGGGCTCCGCCGTAGGCCAGGTGCCCGAATACGCGCAGATGATCACCGAATGGGTCAAAGAGGTGGCCCGCACCCCGGTACTGGTCAAGCTCACGCCGAATATCACGGACATCCGTACCGTCGCCCGTGCCGCCAAGGCTGGCGGAGCCGATGCTCTCTCGGCCATCAATACCATCAACTCCATCACGGGCATTGATCTCGACACCCTCACTCCTCGTCCGAACGTGGACGGCAAAAGCTCGCACGGCGGCTACTGCGGACCGGCGGTCAAACCCATCGCGCTGAACATGGTGCAGTCGGTGATGGCCGATTCCTCGGCCGCTCTGCCCATGAGCGCCATCGGTGGTATCGGCACCTGGCGCGATGCAGCGGAGTTCATCCTGGTTGGCGCGGGCACCGTGCAGGTCTGCACCGCGGTGATGCACTACGGCTACCGCATCGTCGAAGACATGGCGGACGGCCTCTCCCACTGGATGGACGAGAAAGGCTTTGCCTCGCTGGATGACTTCCGCGGGCTCTCTCTGCCGAAGGTCACCGAGTGGAAGCACCTGAACCTGAACTACAAGATCGTCGCCAATATTGATGAGTCTCTCTGCATCGGCTGCGACCTGTGCCATATTGCCTGCTGGGACGGAGCGCACCAGTGCATCCACACCGACCGCGTCTCTGGCCCCGTCGATGGACATGTCGAGGTTCACAGCAAGCCGATGGAGGCAGTACGGTCTTCGATCAACTCCATCGCCGTGACCCGCATCCCAAAGATGGACCCGCCGCCTGTGTCGCATGGGCCCTACAAAGCTCCGCTGGCCCGCATCCCGCGGGTTGACGAGACCGAGTGTGTCGGCTGTAACCTGTGCTCGCTGGTCTGCCCGGTGGACAACTGCATCACCATGAAACAGATTCCAACGGGGCAGACCGCTGAGACGTGGGAAGAGCGCACGGCGCGGCTGGGCGTTGTGGAGCAGTGCTGA
- a CDS encoding NCS1 family nucleobase:cation symporter-1 — MSQQANSLYNEDLAPIPFAERSWGIYNYASLWVAMSVCIPTYMLASGLIANGMSWKQALGTIFLGNLIVLVPMILNAHAGAKYGIPFPVYVRASFGVRGANIPAVLRALVACGWFGIQCWIGGQAIYSMLRVLAPGLAASQSAVWVCFFAFWLVNMAVVWKGIEIIRWLQVVSAPFMLIVGLLLLFWMTGKAGGLSATLANASSFHEGATKTSFWKIFVPSLTAIVGFWATVALNIPDFTRYAKSQQAQMIGQAIGLPPAMTLYSFIGIAVTSASSIVFGVAIWDPVVLLGRFHQPVVACIGLVALLLATLNTNVAANVVSPSNDFANLNPRLISFRTGGLITGVLGILCMPWKLAADPARYINGWLVGYSGLLGPIAGIMIADYFVVRDRELDPDGLYLRGGPYEYSDGFNIRAVVALAAGIIVALIGVGVPRLRWLYDYAWFVGFFVSGGLYCLLMTSITTAKGSTPLVVETSLPGAGVLEGEGA; from the coding sequence ATGTCGCAGCAGGCCAACAGCCTCTATAACGAAGACCTCGCTCCGATTCCGTTCGCGGAACGCTCCTGGGGCATCTATAACTACGCCTCCCTGTGGGTGGCCATGTCCGTCTGTATCCCCACCTATATGCTGGCTTCGGGACTCATCGCCAACGGCATGAGCTGGAAGCAGGCTCTGGGCACCATCTTTCTGGGCAACCTGATCGTTCTGGTTCCCATGATCCTGAACGCCCACGCGGGCGCAAAGTACGGCATCCCCTTCCCGGTCTATGTGCGCGCCAGTTTCGGCGTTCGCGGCGCCAATATTCCCGCGGTGCTGCGTGCCCTGGTGGCCTGCGGATGGTTCGGCATCCAGTGCTGGATCGGGGGGCAGGCTATCTACTCCATGCTGCGTGTGCTGGCTCCAGGGCTCGCCGCGTCGCAGTCCGCGGTCTGGGTCTGCTTCTTCGCCTTCTGGCTGGTCAACATGGCCGTGGTCTGGAAGGGCATTGAGATCATCCGCTGGCTGCAGGTGGTTTCCGCACCGTTCATGCTGATCGTCGGCCTGCTGCTTTTATTCTGGATGACCGGCAAGGCAGGCGGGCTTTCGGCTACGCTGGCCAACGCTTCCAGTTTCCACGAAGGTGCAACAAAGACCAGCTTCTGGAAGATCTTCGTCCCCTCGCTCACCGCCATCGTCGGCTTCTGGGCAACGGTGGCGCTCAATATTCCGGACTTCACCCGCTATGCCAAATCGCAGCAGGCGCAGATGATCGGGCAGGCCATCGGTCTTCCTCCGGCGATGACGCTCTATTCCTTTATCGGCATCGCGGTGACCTCGGCTTCGAGCATTGTTTTTGGTGTGGCCATCTGGGATCCTGTCGTCCTGCTCGGCCGCTTTCATCAGCCGGTGGTTGCGTGCATCGGGCTCGTCGCCCTGCTGCTGGCCACACTCAATACCAACGTGGCCGCCAACGTCGTTTCGCCGTCGAATGACTTCGCCAATCTGAATCCGCGACTCATCAGCTTCCGCACCGGAGGCCTGATCACCGGGGTGCTTGGCATCCTGTGCATGCCCTGGAAGCTGGCGGCAGACCCTGCCCGTTACATCAACGGCTGGCTGGTGGGCTACTCCGGTCTGCTCGGTCCCATTGCCGGCATCATGATCGCCGACTACTTCGTGGTCCGCGACCGCGAACTCGACCCCGACGGCCTGTACCTGCGCGGCGGCCCCTATGAGTACTCTGATGGCTTCAACATTCGTGCAGTCGTCGCTCTGGCGGCGGGTATCATCGTGGCTCTGATCGGTGTTGGTGTTCCGCGTCTGCGCTGGCTGTATGACTATGCCTGGTTCGTTGGCTTCTTCGTCTCCGGCGGGCTGTACTGCCTGCTGATGACCAGCATCACCACGGCGAAGGGAAGCACACCGCTCGTGGTGGAAACCTCTCTGCCGGGGGCTGGAGTGCTGGAAGGCGAAGGGGCTTAG